TTATGAAGCAACGACAAAGATATGGCTACATACCCCCTTTTATCTCGTAAGGCTCACTAATCTGTGTCTTACAGCAAGATGTCTCTTTCTATGAAACCTAGGGAAAAACATCAATATTTTTGATCCTGTCTCTCTATGAGTGATACAAAGCAAGATAACCACAGAAAGCATCATTTACTGGGTGTTCTATTAAATATCACAAGTTATGAGGACGCTTGCGATCGCATCTCGAACTGGGCACTGACCAAACAATCCTGCTACATCATTGCAGCAAACGTTCACGTCGTAATGACGGCTTACTGGAATTCCGCCTATCGACAAGTCGTGAATCACGCGGCAATGGTTACCCCCGATGGAATGCCCTTAGTTTTGGCACTGCGCTGGTTAGGCTGGCCTCAGGCCACCAGAGTCTATGGCCCAGATTTAATGCTGCACTGCTGTCAGCGGGCGGCTCAAGATAAACTACCCATCTATTTGTATGGCGGGACAAATGCCATGCTGAAAAAGCTACAGCAAAATCTTGTGCTGCGCTTTCCAGAATTAAAAATTGTAGGGGCATACTCCCCTCCCTTCCGAGACCTAACCTTAGAAGAAGAGCAGCAAAGTCTTGAGCAAATCCATCAAAGTGGTGCAGCTATTGTCTTTGTCGCCCTCGGCTGTCCCAAACAAGAGCTATGGATGGCAAGACAGCAGGGTCAACTAGACGCCGTCA
This window of the Acaryochloris thomasi RCC1774 genome carries:
- a CDS encoding WecB/TagA/CpsF family glycosyltransferase, with amino-acid sequence MSDTKQDNHRKHHLLGVLLNITSYEDACDRISNWALTKQSCYIIAANVHVVMTAYWNSAYRQVVNHAAMVTPDGMPLVLALRWLGWPQATRVYGPDLMLHCCQRAAQDKLPIYLYGGTNAMLKKLQQNLVLRFPELKIVGAYSPPFRDLTLEEEQQSLEQIHQSGAAIVFVALGCPKQELWMARQQGQLDAVMIGVGAAFGFHSGEVSQAPRWMMALSLEWLYRLMTEPKRLWKRYLINNPAFVLLLSRELLRHTLKQDQTSAVSQANDRDIAG